In a single window of the Numenius arquata chromosome 22, bNumArq3.hap1.1, whole genome shotgun sequence genome:
- the SC5D gene encoding lathosterol oxidase produces MDLVLDAADRHLLTPYVYPAGWPEGEPCRQLLSLFVITNLGALALYLLFGTLSYYFIFDHRLKQHPQFLENQVRREIVYALRSLPWISVPTVALFFAEVRGYSKLYDNIEDSPYGWTGVFLSMLSFLFFTDMGIYWIHRGLHHKLFYKRFHKPHHLWKIATPFASHAFHPVDGFMQSLPYHVYPFLFPLHKVTYLGLYIFVNVWTISIHDGDYRVPRLLRHVINGSAHHTDHHLYFDYNYGQYFTLWDKIGGSYKSPTAFEGKGPHDYLRQLREKAAGAPDGPPAAKTE; encoded by the exons ATGGACCTGGTCCTGGATGCCGCCGACCGGCATCTCCTCACGCCCTACGTCTACCCCGCTGGCTGGCCCGAGGGCGAGCCCTGCCGCCAGCTCCTCAGCCTCTTCGTCATCACCAACCTCGGGGCGCTGGCCCTCTACCTGCTCTTCGGCACCCTCAGCTACTACTTTATCTTTGACCACCGACTCAAACAACATCCCCAATTCCTAGAG AACCAGGTGCGCCGGGAGATCGTCTACGCCCTGCGCTCCCTCCCCTGGATCAGCGTGCCCACCGTCGCCCTTTTCTTCGCTGAGGTGCGGGGATACAGCAAGCTCTACGACAACATCGAGGACTCTCCGTACG GCTGGACGGGTGTCTTCCTCAGCatgctctccttcctcttcttcaccGACATGGGCATCTACTGGATACACCGTGGTCTCCACCACAAACTGTTCTACAAG CGCTTCCACAAGCCCCACCACCTCTGGAAGATCGCGACGCCCTTCGCCAGCCACGCCTTCCACCCCGTCGACGGCTTCATGCAGAGCCTGCCCTACCACGTCtaccccttcctcttccccctccacaAAGTCACCTACTTGGGCCTCTACATCTTCGTCAACGTCTGGACCATCTCCATTCACGACGGCGACTACCGCGTCCCCCGCCTCCTGCGGCACGTCATCAACGGCTCGGCCCACCACACCGACCACCACTTGTACTTCGACTACAACTACGGGCAGTACTTCACCCTCTGGGACAAGATCGGCGGCTCCTACAAGAGCCCCACGGCCTTCGAGGGCAAGGGCCCCCACGACTACTTGCGCCAGCTCCGAGAAAAAGCCGCGGGGGCGCCCGACGGCCCCCCGGCTGCCAAGACGGAATAG